The genomic window CCCATTCGCGGGTGGAGGGTCGTTGCCATTGGAGGCCCAGCGTCTCGGGCTGGAAAGTTATGCCTCGGACCTCAATCCAGTGGCGGTCACCATCAACAAGGCGATGATCGAAATTCCGCCGAAATTTGCCGGCCGCGCGCCCATTGGGCCGATTTCGTTGGGGGAGAAACAAGGACAACTGATTGAGGATTGGACTGGCGCAAAAGGGTTGGCCGAAGATGTGCGCCGTTATGGTGCCTGGATGCGTACTGAAGCGGAAAAACGCATCGGCCACCTTTACCCAAAGATCGAAATTACCGCAGAGATGGCCATCGAACGACCAGACCTGAAACCGTTAGTAGGCCAAAAGCTCACTGTGATCGCGTGGCTGTGGGCGCGCACTGTAAAAAGTCCTAATCCAGTATTTAGCCATGCGGAAGTACCGCTGGCCTCCACTTTCGTATTGTCGAGCAAGGAGGGGAAAGAAGCATATGTTGATCCAATAATGGAGGGGGATAGTTACCGGTTTACGGTAAAGATGGGGACGCCACCAGAGAGGGCGAAAAACGGTACCAAATTAGCGCGAGCAAATTTTTCTTGTTTGATATCCGGCACACCTGTTTCTGGGGACTACATCAAGATCGAGGGTAAAGCAGGACGTATTGGTGCAAGGTTGATGGCGATTGTAGCCGAAGGTAAGCGTGGGCGAGTTTATCTTGCACCTACGCAAGAACATGAGATGGCAGCAAAGGAGGCAAAAGCAACATGGTACCCCGAGGGAGAGATTGCAACGAGAATGACTGGTGGAAACTGTACGCCCTATGGACTTACATCGTGGGGCGATCTTTTCACCCCTCGCCAATTGGTGGCGCTGACCACGTTTTCCGATCTAGTGCAGGAAACACAAGAGAAAGTAAAGGCGGATTATCTTGCTTCTTTCTCCCCCTCTCCTGTTAAGGAGAGGGGGCCGGGGGGTGAGGTGAATAAGGTTAAACATTACGGCATCACCCAATCCGCCTTGGTCAGTGCCGAAAAGCTCAATCTTGCCCGTCAGATGCGCCAACTCCCCACGGACGCCGAAACGCAGGCGTGGGAACTGCTACGCAACCGTCGCTGTCACGGACTCAAGTTTCGCCGTCAACAGGTAATTCGTGGGTTGATTGTCGATTTCTACTGTCCCGAATTACGTCTAGTACTGGAACTTGATGGAGAAATTCATCAACAACAGGCTGAATATGATGCCGCCCGCGATGCCCTGTTCGCCGCCGAAGATATCACTGTGCTGCGAGTGCCCAACGCCGACGTAGCAAAAATTGCGGAACGTGTGGGAGCGCTGATGAAAGAAACCTCACCCCCCGACCCCCTCTCCTTAACAGGAGAGGGGGAGGTGGATCATGAATTGGGGCTGGATGCTGGCGGCATTGGCGCAACG from Gammaproteobacteria bacterium includes these protein-coding regions:
- a CDS encoding putative DNA methylase (Evidence 3 : Putative function from multiple computational evidences) produces the protein MTSIKTPKKLIEVALPLDAINIAAAREKSIRHGHPSTLHLWWARRPLAAARAVIFAQMVNDPGYQQGGGFKYGVNKEKAASERERLFNIIKELVKWENTNNEEVLARARAEIQRSWRETCELNKNHPKAADLFNPDKLPAFHDPFAGGGSLPLEAQRLGLESYASDLNPVAVTINKAMIEIPPKFAGRAPIGPISLGEKQGQLIEDWTGAKGLAEDVRRYGAWMRTEAEKRIGHLYPKIEITAEMAIERPDLKPLVGQKLTVIAWLWARTVKSPNPVFSHAEVPLASTFVLSSKEGKEAYVDPIMEGDSYRFTVKMGTPPERAKNGTKLARANFSCLISGTPVSGDYIKIEGKAGRIGARLMAIVAEGKRGRVYLAPTQEHEMAAKEAKATWYPEGEIATRMTGGNCTPYGLTSWGDLFTPRQLVALTTFSDLVQETQEKVKADYLASFSPSPVKERGPGGEVNKVKHYGITQSALVSAEKLNLARQMRQLPTDAETQAWELLRNRRCHGLKFRRQQVIRGLIVDFYCPELRLVLELDGEIHQQQAEYDAARDALFAAEDITVLRVPNADVAKIAERVGALMKETSPPDPLSLTGEGEVDHELGLDAGGIGATAYAQAVGVYLGFAINKMCDRGSSICGWDSTRDSLRNTFSRQAIPMVWDFAEANFIEQSAGSYENAIDQIIKVVREYLPAKAAGFSVHADAQSQTISQNKVISSDPPYYDNIGYADLSDFFYVWLRKSLKPIFPNLYATLAVPKAEELVATPYRHGGKEQAEVFFLDGMTRAIHNLEEQAHPAFPVTIYYAFKQAETKNEAGTSTNLRVG